ATCAAACTCGGCCTCCAGAAAGAAATCTACCTGGGCAACCTCGACGCCAAACGCGACTGGGGCCATGCCCGCGATTATGTGGAGGGCATGTGGATGATGCTGCAGCAGGACCAGCCGGACGACTACGTGCTCGCGACCGGCCGCACGACGACGGTCCGTGATTTCTGCAACGCCGCCTTCGCCGCCGTCGGCATCGAGGTGGCTTGGAAAGGCGCCGAGGAAGCTGAAAAGGGCTATCGAACCGACACGGGCGAGGTGGTTGTTGAAGTCGACCCGCGCTACTACCGGCCGACGGAGGTGGACTTGCTGCTGGGTGACCCGACCAAGGCGAAAGAGCGACTCGGCTGGGAGGCTACCTGCACACTCGAAGACATGGTGCGCGAGATGGTCGATTCCGACCTCGACGCCGCACGGGATGAACTCACCCTCCGCGAACGACACGTCGCCTGATCGCTCCGCCTCGATGGACGCACCCGAGTCTGTTTCCCGCAGGCAATTCCTCCAGAAAGTGGGTACTCTGGGAGCGACGAGCCTCGGCGGCAGCCTGCTGCTCTCGTCGTGCACCCCTTCCGACACGTCAGCCCCGCCGCCGCTCGCGGCCGGCGGTGGGCCCACGCTTGTCGTCGATGATTTTTCCCGCGACGACGCACTCGGCCTGGGCAACGGATGGGAGTCCGTCAACCCGGGTTACTGGCGCCTCGAAAATCAGCGGATGCGCCGGCGTCTGGAGAATATCGGGGATCGCCGGCCGACCGACTCCTTCCCCTGGCACTGGCGTACCCGCGGCGATGGCAAGATACCGGTCTCGTACGACAGCTCGCTTCCCTATGGGATGATCTGGCGCCGCGACTGGTGGCTTCGCGGCAATTATAGCATCCAGATCGACTTCACCGTCCACGCCCTGCCGGCGTACGCCAGCGGCACCCTGAACCAGGAGGACCGGCCCGGTTACGCCCTGTTCGGCATCACCTTCGGCTCCGAGTGCCTCGGCGAAAGCTGGACGGGGAGTCAGGAGGGCGATTCATTCCTGGACCGCCTGATGCCCGGCAGCGCCGGAGACTCGGCGGCCTGGATGGCGGTTTGGACGGATGACGGTCGATTTGGGATCTACAGCCACACGTCCGACACGCTCAAGCCCGTCGATAGTCGGGCCGAAATCACAACCCGCGCCCCGCGCGCCGGCGACACCGGCTCGATCCTCCTCTTTGTCGACGGCACCGATCCCAGGTACGCGGCCATCGATGTCATGTTATTCTACGGCGACACCTGGCAGTCCATATCGCTACCCAATGTCAACCGCGAAGCCTACACGGAGGGCTTTTTCGGCATCGTCGGACGCGGCGGCCTGGACGTTTCGCTGGGTAAGATCACCCTTGCGCCCCGGGAGAACGAAGTACTCGACACCCCGCTCAACGAGTTACACGTCTGCTACCCCCTGCTCGACACCCTGCGCGTGTCCGACGGGATCTGGCGGTGCCGATTTATCGCCCTGTTCCGAAACGACGGGGGCCACGCCGCCATCCGCATCGCGGACACCGATACCCCCGTTGGCGGGTGGCAGAGCCTGCCTGCCGCCGGCGAGGCGCCCATCGTCAGTAACGCCTTTCGACGCCATACAGCAGTAATCGATGTCGTCCTCCCCTTTGATCCATCCACGGGTACCCAGTATTACACCGTCTGGCGAAACGACGTCAACCTCACGACCGATCCCCGGATTGGCACGGCCAGCGTGGGCGCCGGCACCGGGTTCATCGGCACGGTCCCGTCGAGCGGCCTGTATGTGGGCCGGCTGCCACAACTCACCGCCCCGTACCGGCTCTGCGGCCTGAGTTGCCATTCGATTCACGGGAACGGCCCCAATCTACCGCGCGCCGAGAAATACCAGGCCTGGTTCGTCCATGACCAGCCCACGCCCGAGGCGTACCTGCACCTCGAGGACTACAACTTCCAGGTGATGGTATGGGAGGACGACGTCTGGTACCTCGAGCTCATGTTTCCCCCGCCCAGCACCGACGACGCGTATAAAGTCATCACCACCACCCTCGCCGGCCCCACGACGCGGTGGCAGATGATGCGGCACTGGAACGTGGTCAACCCGGGTGACCATGACTACGGGATGGACGACGTAAAGGGCCCGGAGCAACGTCTGGTGCGGCTTCACGACGACCTCGGGCAGGACGCCGCGTATATGCGGCGTAACTTCCAGATCGTCCGCCACCTCATGAGCGGCGACGAGAACCCGGATGCCGAGGAGAATCCACGGCTGTGGCGGCGGTGGCGCTCGCCGGCCGGCGATTTTTCGCTCCTCATCATGGATGCTCGGCTCTGGCGCACCTCCCAGGACACCCGCATCTGGGACGACAACGGCTGGGGAGATAAGAATCATCTGTATGATCGGAGCGACCCGACCCGGACGCTGCTCGGCGAAGAACAATTCGCCTGGCTCCAGGAGCAACTACGTACCGATGCTTCGCCCCTGATCTGCGTCACCGGCATCAATGGCCTGCACACGATCTGGTCGGGCACCGAAAAGGACCCGGAGACCGGGCTCGCATTTAACCAGGACGACCGGGTGACGGCCGACTACGCGGGATGGGTGATGGCCGGGGCCGACCGTGTGCTCGAGCTGATGGGCGGACGCGACGGCGTCGTC
This genomic stretch from Rhodothermales bacterium harbors:
- a CDS encoding alkaline phosphatase D family protein, with amino-acid sequence MNSPSANDTSPDRSASMDAPESVSRRQFLQKVGTLGATSLGGSLLLSSCTPSDTSAPPPLAAGGGPTLVVDDFSRDDALGLGNGWESVNPGYWRLENQRMRRRLENIGDRRPTDSFPWHWRTRGDGKIPVSYDSSLPYGMIWRRDWWLRGNYSIQIDFTVHALPAYASGTLNQEDRPGYALFGITFGSECLGESWTGSQEGDSFLDRLMPGSAGDSAAWMAVWTDDGRFGIYSHTSDTLKPVDSRAEITTRAPRAGDTGSILLFVDGTDPRYAAIDVMLFYGDTWQSISLPNVNREAYTEGFFGIVGRGGLDVSLGKITLAPRENEVLDTPLNELHVCYPLLDTLRVSDGIWRCRFIALFRNDGGHAAIRIADTDTPVGGWQSLPAAGEAPIVSNAFRRHTAVIDVVLPFDPSTGTQYYTVWRNDVNLTTDPRIGTASVGAGTGFIGTVPSSGLYVGRLPQLTAPYRLCGLSCHSIHGNGPNLPRAEKYQAWFVHDQPTPEAYLHLEDYNFQVMVWEDDVWYLELMFPPPSTDDAYKVITTTLAGPTTRWQMMRHWNVVNPGDHDYGMDDVKGPEQRLVRLHDDLGQDAAYMRRNFQIVRHLMSGDENPDAEENPRLWRRWRSPAGDFSLLIMDARLWRTSQDTRIWDDNGWGDKNHLYDRSDPTRTLLGEEQFAWLQEQLRTDASPLICVTGINGLHTIWSGTEKDPETGLAFNQDDRVTADYAGWVMAGADRVLELMGGRDGVVTVYGDVHNGTIIRNTHHNVCECSFGPIGRNSGRDPKEGFGRKMTDYDGRPLEVTALYHADYHAPDLTPASGPFYWNFLEMNFDTRPADPVAKLTIRNLIDAPDAAPRG